Proteins from one Listeria weihenstephanensis genomic window:
- a CDS encoding YqeG family HAD IIIA-type phosphatase, giving the protein MLKNFSPDKMLTSPFGITADQLRKMGKTTVLTDLDNTLLAWDQLDATDEIYNWFRILEEEGIKVMIVSNNNEERVKRVAVATKIPYLAKAKKPLAAAYKKALADLGSTPEETVMIGDQIMTDIFGGNRQKLMTVFVRPVKDTDGFATKFNRFMERIILKRLAKKSELKWEDSL; this is encoded by the coding sequence TTGCTGAAAAATTTTTCACCGGATAAAATGTTAACATCACCATTTGGTATCACCGCGGACCAATTGCGAAAAATGGGGAAAACGACGGTATTAACAGATTTAGACAATACATTACTTGCCTGGGACCAACTGGATGCGACTGACGAAATTTACAACTGGTTTCGGATTCTAGAGGAAGAGGGCATCAAAGTAATGATCGTGTCGAACAATAATGAGGAACGTGTGAAACGAGTGGCTGTTGCAACCAAAATTCCTTACTTGGCGAAGGCGAAAAAACCACTTGCCGCTGCGTACAAAAAAGCACTAGCTGATTTGGGTTCAACACCTGAGGAAACAGTCATGATTGGCGACCAAATTATGACGGATATTTTCGGTGGTAATCGCCAAAAATTAATGACCGTTTTTGTGCGCCCAGTGAAAGATACAGACGGTTTTGCGACGAAGTTCAATCGTTTTATGGAACGCATTATTTTAAAAAGACTAGCTAAAAAATCAGAATTAAAATGGGAGGATTCTCTGTGA
- a CDS encoding M3 family oligoendopeptidase: MSKNYALIWDLDSIYSGGSGSESLAATLSETTKEIELFKQAVSDWPIPENKDDVSEFLLLINQNADITKQLMNAAAFLECLSSADTRDLKAVELTGGVYQQLSELETIENEWHEKFALIPDTLWDALLKENGLSEIAFVLNEARENRKKKGTREEEAVINALNVDGYRGWSDHYDTVVATIRVPVVIDGEEKLVSAGQALNLLSHPDRAVRVAVFEAYGKAWQEKSQLFSDTLNHLAGFRLAVYRTRKWDNVLSEPLAINRLDEKTLSTMWDVIEKHKPTFVSFLNRKAQLFGIEKLSFHDVFAPLTLDSEPKKYTYQEGADFILTQFAKFSPKMASFAKHAFEQQWIEAEDRDNKRPGGFCTDFPAEKESRIFMTYDGAPGTVATLAHELGHAFHSHVIREEPFENTNYAMNVAETASTFAEMIIADASVKEAATKEEKIILLEDKIGRSIAFFMDIRARFLFETRFYEARKEGIVSADRLNTLMEAAQREAFQDALSEYHPQFWSSKLHFYIADVPFYNFPYTFGYLFSLGIYHQALAEGSGYEDKYIALLQDTGAMTTEQLAQKHLGIDLTQPDFWEDALEIAVSDVEEFLTLTNDLV; this comes from the coding sequence ATGTCAAAAAACTATGCATTAATCTGGGATTTGGATTCGATTTATTCAGGCGGAAGTGGCTCGGAATCTTTAGCCGCAACACTTTCTGAGACCACGAAAGAAATCGAATTATTTAAACAAGCGGTGAGCGATTGGCCCATTCCAGAAAATAAAGACGATGTCAGTGAATTTTTACTTTTAATTAATCAAAACGCAGATATTACGAAGCAACTTATGAATGCGGCGGCTTTTTTAGAATGTTTATCTTCTGCCGACACACGCGATTTAAAGGCAGTCGAATTAACCGGTGGCGTATACCAACAGTTGTCAGAACTAGAAACGATCGAAAATGAATGGCATGAAAAATTCGCCTTAATTCCTGATACCTTATGGGATGCTTTATTGAAAGAAAACGGCTTGAGCGAAATCGCCTTTGTCTTGAATGAAGCACGCGAAAATCGTAAGAAAAAAGGTACACGCGAGGAAGAAGCAGTTATCAATGCATTAAATGTTGACGGTTACCGTGGCTGGTCTGATCATTACGATACTGTGGTTGCAACCATCCGCGTTCCTGTTGTCATTGATGGTGAAGAGAAATTAGTCTCCGCTGGTCAAGCCCTTAATCTACTGAGCCATCCTGATCGCGCCGTTCGTGTCGCTGTATTTGAAGCTTACGGAAAAGCATGGCAAGAAAAATCACAACTATTCAGCGACACACTCAATCATTTAGCCGGTTTCCGACTTGCTGTTTATCGGACGCGAAAATGGGATAATGTCCTTTCCGAACCACTTGCAATCAACCGCCTTGATGAAAAAACATTAAGTACGATGTGGGATGTCATCGAAAAGCATAAACCAACTTTTGTCTCGTTCTTAAATCGCAAAGCACAACTATTTGGTATCGAAAAATTGAGTTTCCACGATGTGTTTGCACCATTGACACTAGATTCTGAGCCAAAAAAATATACGTACCAAGAAGGTGCCGATTTCATTTTGACGCAATTCGCGAAGTTCAGTCCTAAAATGGCTAGTTTTGCAAAACATGCATTTGAACAACAATGGATTGAAGCAGAAGACCGCGATAATAAACGTCCAGGCGGCTTTTGTACTGACTTCCCGGCTGAGAAAGAAAGTCGTATTTTCATGACCTACGATGGCGCTCCTGGAACTGTTGCAACACTTGCGCATGAACTGGGCCACGCTTTCCATTCCCACGTTATTCGCGAAGAGCCTTTTGAAAATACAAACTACGCGATGAACGTAGCTGAAACCGCATCTACTTTTGCCGAAATGATTATTGCTGATGCCTCTGTTAAAGAAGCAGCAACAAAAGAAGAAAAAATCATTCTGTTAGAAGATAAAATCGGACGCAGTATCGCCTTTTTCATGGATATCCGCGCTCGCTTCTTATTTGAAACACGTTTTTATGAAGCCCGTAAAGAAGGTATCGTTTCTGCTGACCGTTTAAACACATTGATGGAAGCAGCACAACGAGAGGCCTTCCAAGATGCGTTATCAGAATACCATCCACAATTCTGGTCTTCCAAGTTACACTTTTACATTGCAGACGTGCCATTTTACAACTTCCCATACACATTCGGCTACCTATTCTCTCTTGGAATTTATCACCAAGCGCTTGCAGAAGGAAGTGGCTACGAAGATAAATATATCGCCTTATTGCAAGACACAGGCGCTATGACAACCGAACAGCTTGCACAAAAACATCTCGGCATTGACTTAACCCAACCAGATTTTTGGGAAGACGCATTAGAAATAGCGGTTAGTGATGTCGAAGAATTCCTAACACTTACAAATGATCTAGTATAA
- a CDS encoding DUF1292 domain-containing protein, whose product MTENHEHDHEHITVVDEDGNEELYAVLFSFNSDEFEKSYVLYYPESSDEDEEIELQASSFIENEDGTQGELKPVETEEEWDMIEEVLATFLDDEDAE is encoded by the coding sequence ATGACAGAAAATCACGAACATGATCACGAACATATCACAGTAGTAGACGAAGATGGCAACGAGGAGCTTTACGCAGTACTTTTCTCGTTCAATTCCGATGAGTTTGAGAAATCATACGTTCTTTATTACCCAGAAAGTTCCGATGAAGACGAAGAGATTGAATTACAAGCATCTTCTTTCATCGAAAATGAAGACGGTACGCAAGGTGAATTAAAACCTGTTGAAACCGAAGAAGAATGGGACATGATCGAAGAAGTGTTGGCAACATTCTTAGACGACGAAGACGCAGAATAA
- the yqeH gene encoding ribosome biogenesis GTPase YqeH: MTEELRCIGCGAVIQTTDKNQPGYAPESSLEKEDIICQRCFRLKHYNEIQDVPLTDDDFLKILNQLGTKEALIVYVVDIFDFDGSWLPGLHRFVGNNPVLLVGNKADLLPKSLKRERLTQWMRGRARELGLAPTDCVLVSAEKGQAFDVLLEKIEEERAGRDVFVVGCTNVGKSTLINRIIKVATGENDVITTSQFPGTTLDKIEIPLSDGSVLVDTPGIINHHQIAHVIDTKTLKLVSPKKEIKPVTYQLNEEQTLFLGALARFDYTSGGRRAFVVYTSNNLMIHRTKLEKADNLYETQAGKLLQPPGEEDIETLPKLVPYTFSVKEKADIVFSGLGWITVLEGGAKVTAWVPEGVSVSIRRSIV, from the coding sequence GTGACTGAAGAACTTAGATGTATTGGCTGTGGAGCCGTGATTCAAACCACTGATAAAAATCAACCTGGCTATGCGCCGGAATCTTCATTAGAAAAGGAAGACATTATTTGTCAGCGCTGTTTCCGTTTGAAACATTATAACGAAATTCAAGATGTCCCGCTGACCGACGATGACTTTTTGAAAATATTAAATCAATTAGGAACGAAAGAAGCGCTGATTGTTTATGTTGTCGATATTTTCGATTTTGACGGCAGTTGGCTACCAGGTTTGCACCGTTTTGTTGGGAATAACCCCGTATTGCTTGTCGGAAATAAAGCCGATTTGTTACCTAAATCATTGAAACGCGAACGCTTAACACAATGGATGCGTGGCCGTGCACGTGAACTTGGCCTTGCACCAACCGATTGTGTATTAGTAAGCGCTGAAAAAGGCCAAGCATTTGACGTTTTACTTGAAAAAATAGAAGAAGAACGTGCTGGACGTGATGTTTTTGTTGTTGGCTGTACAAATGTTGGTAAATCAACGCTAATCAATCGTATTATCAAAGTTGCCACTGGTGAAAATGATGTAATTACAACATCTCAATTCCCTGGTACGACGCTTGATAAGATCGAAATTCCGCTTTCCGATGGTAGTGTTCTGGTAGATACGCCAGGAATCATTAACCATCACCAAATCGCGCACGTTATCGATACCAAAACGTTAAAACTAGTATCACCGAAAAAAGAAATCAAACCCGTTACCTACCAATTAAATGAGGAACAAACCTTATTTCTTGGCGCATTGGCACGATTTGATTATACAAGCGGTGGCAGAAGAGCGTTCGTTGTTTATACATCGAATAACTTGATGATTCATCGTACAAAATTGGAAAAAGCCGATAATCTGTACGAAACACAAGCTGGTAAACTGCTACAACCACCTGGTGAAGAAGACATTGAAACGCTACCGAAACTCGTGCCTTATACTTTTTCGGTTAAAGAGAAAGCGGATATTGTATTCTCTGGTCTTGGCTGGATAACCGTTTTAGAAGGTGGAGCAAAAGTAACAGCTTGGGTTCCAGAAGGCGTGAGTGTTTCGATTCGTCGTTCCATCGTGTAA
- the mtnN gene encoding 5'-methylthioadenosine/S-adenosylhomocysteine nucleosidase: MEEEVTILREQIVGLEETTIAGAVFYTGSLSGKEIVLLKSGIGKVNAALSTTLLCDHYDISLIINTGSAGGIGAELEVGDVIISDHLAYGDVDATAFGYTYGQVPQMPALYQGDEEAMRVAQQIYQENFSEGNKAVYGLVVTTDSFIHRPDQRELITTFFPEVKAVEMEACAIAQVAHQFDVPFLIIRALSDVADSEASVSFDEFLVTAAKNSSACVIKMIEQL, from the coding sequence ATGGAAGAGGAAGTCACGATTTTACGTGAGCAGATAGTGGGGCTCGAGGAAACAACGATAGCTGGTGCTGTTTTTTACACTGGGAGTCTGAGTGGCAAAGAGATTGTTTTACTGAAATCGGGAATTGGTAAGGTGAACGCGGCTTTATCAACAACGCTTTTGTGCGACCACTATGATATTTCGTTGATTATTAACACGGGTTCTGCTGGTGGTATTGGTGCTGAATTAGAAGTTGGGGATGTTATTATTTCGGATCATTTAGCCTATGGAGATGTGGATGCGACAGCTTTTGGTTATACATATGGACAAGTACCACAGATGCCTGCGCTTTATCAGGGCGATGAAGAGGCAATGCGCGTGGCACAACAAATCTACCAAGAAAACTTTTCAGAAGGAAATAAGGCAGTCTACGGGCTTGTGGTGACGACGGATTCCTTTATTCATCGACCAGATCAGCGAGAATTGATCACGACTTTCTTTCCTGAGGTAAAAGCGGTGGAAATGGAAGCCTGCGCGATTGCACAAGTAGCACATCAATTTGACGTTCCGTTTTTGATTATCCGGGCGCTTTCGGATGTGGCAGATAGTGAGGCTAGTGTGTCTTTTGATGAATTTTTAGTGACAGCAGCGAAGAATTCATCGGCTTGCGTTATTAAAATGATCGAACAATTATAA
- the aroE gene encoding shikimate dehydrogenase encodes MKELYCVIGNPIAHSLSPVMHTALLEQNKIDASFVPFLIKEGTFTTVMEGLKALGISGFNITSPFKEDILPFLDELDPEAESCGAVNTVVSQNGRWKGFNTDGIGYLEGLQDIRAITEADRILIVGAGGASKAIFQALTHHTDARLTVANRTLEKAVQMVEGTAHKAISLADAESQIANYTIVIQTTSSGLTKENANLPIRLHDLTAGTIVSDIIYNPAQTPFLKEAKAYGAVTQNGLPMFVNQAAIAFELWTGKKADRDLMREIVLKQLGGK; translated from the coding sequence ATGAAAGAGTTATATTGCGTTATTGGCAATCCCATCGCGCATTCGTTGTCTCCTGTGATGCATACGGCGCTATTGGAGCAGAACAAGATCGACGCGAGTTTCGTTCCTTTTTTAATAAAAGAAGGCACGTTTACAACCGTCATGGAAGGACTAAAAGCACTCGGGATTAGTGGATTTAACATTACTAGCCCGTTTAAAGAAGATATTTTACCGTTTTTAGATGAACTTGATCCAGAGGCCGAATCTTGCGGGGCAGTAAATACTGTCGTCTCACAAAATGGGCGTTGGAAAGGCTTTAACACAGATGGTATCGGTTATTTGGAAGGTTTGCAGGATATTCGAGCAATCACAGAAGCAGATCGAATTTTAATCGTTGGTGCAGGCGGGGCGAGTAAGGCGATTTTCCAAGCACTGACGCACCACACGGATGCGCGTTTAACCGTTGCTAATCGAACGCTTGAGAAGGCGGTGCAAATGGTAGAAGGAACAGCGCATAAAGCCATTAGTTTAGCGGATGCGGAATCCCAAATTGCCAATTATACCATCGTTATCCAAACAACATCATCAGGACTTACAAAAGAAAATGCCAACTTACCTATCAGATTACATGATTTGACCGCAGGAACGATCGTGTCAGATATCATCTATAACCCAGCACAAACCCCGTTCTTAAAAGAGGCAAAAGCATATGGTGCCGTTACTCAAAACGGTTTGCCGATGTTTGTTAATCAGGCAGCGATTGCCTTCGAACTTTGGACAGGGAAAAAAGCAGATCGTGATCTCATGCGAGAAATCGTATTGAAACAATTAGGAGGAAAATAA
- the mltG gene encoding endolytic transglycosylase MltG: protein MKKSKSRMITIIISSIAVILVAITVGGYFYVNSQLQAVDTADKKAVIVDIPAGSKVSEIGDILQNNNVINSSMIFTYYVKYKNETNLKAGKYKLNPSMTVEQIVSELKKGEVVAPSKLVIPEGYTLDQIADRMVNYQPTLKKEDILKVMDDKAFINELITKYPDTVTNDVLAANIKHPLEGYLYPATYEFSGKTDIKTMISDMVKTTDANIAQYKPELTKQKMSVHKFLTMSSIVEKEATANVDRNKIASVFYNRLKANMPLQTDPTVLYALGKHKSRTMYKDLKVDSPYNTYKNKGLPPGPISNSGKTSMEATLHPEKTEFLYFLANTKTGQVYFSKTLEEHNKLKEEHITSNN, encoded by the coding sequence ATGAAAAAATCTAAAAGCAGAATGATCACGATTATCATTTCAAGCATTGCTGTGATACTAGTTGCCATAACGGTAGGGGGCTATTTTTATGTTAATTCGCAGCTTCAAGCGGTAGATACAGCCGATAAAAAAGCAGTTATTGTCGACATTCCAGCAGGCTCAAAAGTGTCGGAAATCGGTGATATCTTGCAAAATAATAATGTTATAAATAGTAGTATGATTTTTACGTACTATGTGAAATATAAAAATGAGACGAACTTAAAAGCAGGAAAATATAAATTAAACCCATCCATGACAGTGGAACAAATCGTGTCGGAATTGAAAAAAGGTGAGGTAGTGGCGCCTTCAAAACTTGTCATACCAGAAGGTTATACGTTGGATCAAATTGCAGATCGGATGGTCAATTACCAACCAACGCTGAAAAAAGAAGACATTTTAAAAGTGATGGATGACAAGGCATTTATTAATGAATTAATCACGAAATATCCAGATACGGTGACAAATGATGTGTTAGCGGCGAACATTAAACACCCGCTAGAAGGTTATTTATACCCTGCCACGTATGAATTCTCGGGTAAAACGGATATTAAAACGATGATTTCAGATATGGTGAAGACAACAGATGCTAATATCGCGCAATATAAACCTGAACTCACGAAACAAAAAATGTCTGTGCATAAATTCCTAACAATGTCGTCTATTGTAGAAAAAGAAGCAACGGCAAATGTGGATCGTAATAAGATTGCAAGTGTTTTCTATAACCGCTTGAAGGCCAATATGCCATTACAAACGGATCCAACGGTGCTTTATGCGCTCGGTAAACATAAGTCGCGTACGATGTATAAGGATTTGAAAGTAGACTCTCCGTACAACACTTACAAAAATAAAGGTTTACCGCCAGGCCCAATTTCAAACAGTGGGAAAACATCGATGGAAGCTACCCTTCATCCAGAGAAAACAGAGTTCTTGTACTTCCTAGCAAACACGAAAACAGGTCAGGTATATTTTTCGAAAACATTGGAAGAACATAACAAACTAAAAGAAGAACATATTACCAGTAATAATTAA
- a CDS encoding IreB family regulatory phosphoprotein produces MASDKTMFYSFGDDSIEEDVKILMGKVYVALEEKGYNPINQIVGYLLSGDPAYIPRHNDARNLIRRLERDEIIEELVKAYLKNNKIGDK; encoded by the coding sequence ATGGCTTCTGATAAAACAATGTTTTATAGCTTTGGTGACGATTCTATTGAAGAAGATGTTAAAATTCTGATGGGGAAAGTGTATGTAGCCTTAGAGGAAAAAGGATATAATCCGATTAATCAGATTGTTGGTTACTTGCTTTCTGGCGATCCTGCTTATATTCCGCGCCACAATGATGCTCGTAATTTGATCCGCCGTTTAGAGCGTGATGAAATTATTGAAGAATTAGTGAAGGCATATCTAAAAAACAATAAGATTGGTGACAAATGA
- the yhbY gene encoding ribosome assembly RNA-binding protein YhbY, with amino-acid sequence MLTNVQKRFLRKEAHDIDAIFQVGKGGVAPNLIKHVAEAIEVRELIKISILQNCEQPKEEVAEMISSRSGSEIVQVIGRTIILYKESKNKKQIQLP; translated from the coding sequence ATGTTAACGAATGTACAAAAGCGTTTTTTACGTAAAGAAGCTCATGATATCGATGCCATTTTTCAAGTAGGAAAAGGCGGCGTAGCACCAAATCTAATTAAGCACGTTGCAGAAGCAATTGAAGTTCGCGAGCTTATCAAGATCTCAATTCTACAAAACTGCGAGCAACCAAAAGAAGAAGTAGCAGAGATGATCAGCTCACGCTCAGGTTCAGAAATCGTGCAAGTCATTGGCCGCACGATCATACTCTACAAAGAATCTAAAAATAAAAAACAAATCCAATTGCCGTAA
- the greA gene encoding transcription elongation factor GreA — translation MATEKVYPMTLEGKAKLENELNDLKTVKRKEVVERIKIARSFGDLSENSEYDSAKDEQAFVEGRITTLENMIRNAQIIDANAMSGEVALGNTVTFVELPEGDEETYTIVGSAEADPFEGLISNDSPIAKALLGFKEGDEVSIQTPGGEMNVKIVKISA, via the coding sequence TTGGCTACAGAAAAAGTATACCCAATGACATTAGAAGGTAAAGCAAAATTAGAAAATGAACTCAATGATTTAAAAACAGTAAAGCGTAAAGAAGTTGTAGAACGTATCAAAATTGCCCGTAGTTTCGGAGATCTTTCGGAAAACTCCGAGTATGATTCAGCAAAAGATGAGCAAGCGTTTGTAGAGGGCCGCATTACAACCCTTGAAAATATGATTCGCAATGCACAAATCATCGATGCAAACGCTATGAGCGGCGAAGTAGCACTAGGTAACACGGTGACTTTCGTAGAATTGCCAGAGGGCGACGAAGAAACTTACACAATCGTGGGTAGCGCAGAAGCAGACCCATTTGAAGGCCTAATTTCCAACGATTCACCAATCGCCAAAGCACTTCTTGGCTTTAAAGAAGGCGACGAAGTATCGATCCAAACTCCAGGCGGCGAAATGAACGTCAAAATCGTCAAAATAAGCGCTTAA
- a CDS encoding DedA family protein, producing MLHSIIEALQNFVMTLIDLFGHWGIFWAMVIESVCIPLPSEVIMLFGGFMAEAGDLNFWLVIFAGIAGNLVGSLIAYYIGKFGGRALVLKFGKYIFLNVGHLDLAESWFQKYGSSAVFFGRILPVIRTFISLPAGIAQMNIWKFIIYTVLGCIPWNIFLTYLGFKLGANWSVVEQYTRPISYAMLALLVIIVVYLIVKIIKKRKPTA from the coding sequence ATGCTACATTCCATTATTGAAGCACTACAGAATTTTGTCATGACATTAATTGATCTTTTCGGGCACTGGGGAATTTTCTGGGCTATGGTCATCGAAAGTGTCTGTATTCCCCTCCCAAGTGAAGTTATTATGCTTTTCGGAGGTTTCATGGCCGAAGCAGGCGATCTCAATTTCTGGCTCGTTATCTTTGCTGGAATCGCTGGAAACCTGGTTGGATCCCTAATCGCTTATTACATCGGTAAATTCGGCGGACGAGCACTCGTCTTGAAATTCGGCAAATATATTTTCCTAAACGTAGGACACTTAGACCTCGCAGAAAGCTGGTTCCAAAAATATGGCTCTTCAGCAGTATTCTTCGGACGCATTCTCCCGGTCATCCGTACCTTCATTTCACTCCCCGCCGGAATTGCCCAAATGAACATCTGGAAATTCATCATCTACACCGTTCTAGGCTGTATCCCATGGAATATCTTCCTAACATATCTAGGCTTCAAACTAGGCGCCAATTGGAGTGTCGTTGAACAATACACCCGCCCAATCAGCTACGCCATGCTAGCCCTTCTAGTCATCATCGTTGTCTACCTCATCGTAAAAATCATCAAAAAACGCAAACCAACCGCATAA
- a CDS encoding O-methyltransferase: MNDTLIHNYLLSHIPERKPFFMELEAYAKEHEVPIMEVDSMHFMLQIMQIQQPKRILEIGTAIGYSALRMADALPDVHIVTMERDEVRYDRAWHNVREFGVEDRVEVLLMDALEDSSIVLEKENFDAIFIDAAKAQYAKFFNVYIDKLAPNGVIYSDNVLFKGLALHDSPRAQQKQRVSRKMREFNDWLLQNPDFITTTVPLGDGLAISRRKEGAQ, translated from the coding sequence GTGAATGATACATTAATTCATAATTACTTGCTCTCGCATATCCCAGAGCGCAAGCCATTTTTTATGGAACTAGAAGCGTATGCTAAAGAACATGAAGTGCCAATTATGGAAGTGGATTCGATGCATTTTATGTTACAGATTATGCAGATTCAACAACCAAAGCGAATTTTAGAAATTGGAACGGCGATCGGTTACTCGGCACTAAGAATGGCGGATGCTTTGCCAGACGTACATATTGTGACGATGGAACGCGATGAAGTAAGATACGACCGAGCTTGGCATAATGTCCGTGAATTTGGCGTGGAAGATCGAGTGGAAGTTTTACTGATGGATGCGTTAGAAGACAGTTCGATTGTTCTCGAAAAAGAGAACTTTGATGCCATTTTTATCGATGCAGCGAAAGCGCAGTACGCGAAATTTTTTAACGTCTATATTGATAAATTAGCGCCAAACGGGGTCATCTATAGCGACAATGTTCTATTTAAAGGCCTGGCGCTACATGATTCACCTCGTGCGCAACAAAAACAACGCGTTTCTAGAAAAATGCGCGAATTCAACGATTGGTTATTGCAAAATCCAGATTTCATTACGACGACTGTTCCTCTTGGGGATGGCCTTGCGATTAGTCGCAGAAAGGAAGGCGCGCAATGA
- the ruvX gene encoding Holliday junction resolvase RuvX, whose product MRTMGLDVGSVTVGVAISDGLGWTAQGIETIKINERAKQFGYDRVKELAAEYDVTKIVVGWPKNMNNTVGERAEASEKYAEVLEKRVGIPVVLWDERLTTAAAERTLLEADVSRKKRKKVIDKLAAVMILQSYLDSNN is encoded by the coding sequence ATGAGGACAATGGGATTAGATGTGGGCTCGGTAACGGTTGGTGTAGCTATCAGTGATGGGCTCGGTTGGACCGCACAAGGTATTGAGACAATTAAAATCAATGAACGCGCAAAGCAATTTGGCTATGATCGTGTTAAAGAGCTTGCCGCAGAATACGATGTCACAAAAATTGTCGTCGGTTGGCCAAAGAATATGAATAATACGGTTGGCGAACGCGCAGAAGCGTCAGAAAAATATGCGGAAGTATTGGAAAAACGCGTTGGTATTCCCGTTGTTTTATGGGATGAACGCTTGACCACTGCAGCAGCAGAACGCACATTGCTTGAAGCTGATGTTAGCCGTAAAAAACGTAAGAAAGTCATTGATAAGCTTGCAGCAGTTATGATATTGCAGTCTTATTTAGATTCAAATAATTAA
- a CDS encoding DUF1510 family protein, with product MMDKKLQKEEQQRIAENQVGASRSEQNSKHKKTSITLNVLIVVMILAIIGVLWLVFFLTADDSKDQVETKPATTQTQKSDETKKDDSKSEDTKKTEEQTTETSDDPNVSKVIKKDWKPVGTEQKGDHVNSYEMDSQDWEEKVNAFSEATGIANGDMTIWYVGRGEEPATQSIGTISTKTDPDKAFRVYITWVDGSGWQPTKVEELKTNDKSN from the coding sequence ATTATGGACAAGAAATTACAAAAGGAAGAACAACAACGCATTGCCGAAAATCAAGTAGGAGCATCACGCTCTGAGCAGAATAGTAAACATAAAAAGACGAGTATTACTTTGAACGTTTTAATCGTAGTAATGATTTTAGCAATTATTGGCGTTTTATGGCTTGTTTTTTTTTTAACGGCTGATGATTCAAAAGATCAGGTAGAAACAAAGCCCGCAACAACGCAGACGCAAAAGTCGGATGAAACAAAAAAGGATGACTCGAAATCAGAGGACACCAAGAAGACGGAAGAGCAGACAACGGAAACAAGCGACGATCCTAATGTCTCAAAAGTTATTAAAAAAGATTGGAAACCAGTTGGGACGGAACAAAAAGGCGATCATGTAAATTCCTATGAAATGGATAGTCAAGATTGGGAAGAAAAAGTGAACGCATTTTCTGAGGCTACAGGTATTGCTAATGGCGATATGACAATTTGGTATGTCGGCCGTGGGGAAGAACCTGCTACGCAATCTATTGGAACGATCTCAACAAAAACGGATCCGGACAAAGCTTTCCGAGTTTACATTACTTGGGTGGATGGATCTGGTTGGCAACCTACAAAGGTAGAAGAACTAAAAACGAATGATAAAAGCAACTGA
- the udk gene encoding uridine kinase, which yields MTKKKPIVVGVTGGSGSGKTSVSKAIYDHFTGHSILMLEQDFYYKDQAEMDFEERLQTNYDHPLAFDTDLLIRHVKQLLRYEAIDKPVYDYELYTRSNEIIHQEPKEVIILEGILILEDPRLRDLMDIKVYVDTDDDIRILRRMVRDVNERGRTMESVIEQYLTVVKPMYQKFIEPTKKYADIIIPEGGENKVAIDLMTTKVATILEMHV from the coding sequence ATGACAAAGAAGAAGCCGATAGTGGTTGGTGTGACTGGTGGGAGTGGTTCAGGAAAAACGAGCGTGAGTAAAGCGATTTATGATCATTTTACGGGACATTCGATTTTAATGCTGGAGCAAGATTTTTACTATAAAGATCAAGCGGAAATGGATTTTGAAGAGCGATTGCAAACGAACTACGATCATCCACTTGCTTTTGATACAGATTTGCTGATTCGCCACGTCAAACAATTATTACGTTATGAAGCGATTGATAAACCGGTATATGATTATGAACTCTATACGCGTTCGAATGAAATTATTCACCAAGAACCAAAAGAAGTCATCATTTTAGAAGGTATTTTGATTTTGGAGGATCCTAGATTGCGTGATTTGATGGACATTAAAGTGTATGTCGATACGGATGATGATATTCGGATTTTGCGGCGGATGGTGCGTGATGTAAATGAGCGTGGACGTACAATGGAATCTGTGATTGAACAATATTTAACGGTGGTCAAACCGATGTACCAGAAATTCATTGAACCAACGAAAAAATACGCTGATATTATCATCCCAGAAGGCGGCGAAAACAAGGTGGCCATTGATCTGATGACCACAAAAGTAGCGACGATTTTAGAAATGCACGTATAA